The window CACCTGCAACCCAGACTATtatttccagggaaatccgatccagatttcggaagacatactgccaaaatTGAGGAtgatttctctccctatcttTTGCATTTACACCCCTGAGCGttccaatgaacctgaagcataAGCGCcaacagaaaacaaaaatcgaaaataaaacgggcggTAAAAAACATAGGTACTCGGTACATTGAGGTCGTATTTTCAGGCTCTCAGGCGGAATAATCATAAAGCATAATTTTTGCATATGTGGACATTTACCACTCCGATCTCTAAAACCGAAAATAATCATTATCTGTGTGCTATCTTAAGGAATGCGTTTTACTGAAGATTTAGTTAAACACGTCGTCTTGCCTCAGTAAATTCCATAAATTTATAACAGAAGACTACTTATCTGCCGTCTATACAAAAGAGCTTACTATTTACTATGGCTCTTGGAATCCATTCTCGAGGATCGACTGGGAATTTCATCCCTTGAATGGGAGAGACAGATACGCTGTCCACGACCGTTTCTCGGACCAAGTGCAGAGCACGGGCCAGTGCAACTTGCATGACTTtgcatctcgctgccgcgagacctgtttgtagctctttgagctacgTTCAGATATACAGCTACGTCAACCTATACGTCCCAGTCTGTGTGTGAAATTGGTTTTGATCGATTGCTTGCTTTTTCACCGAGGGAAAGCGCTGTAATCTTATATATTAAGGACAATGGTTGACCTGACGGGCAAGTAACTCTTTATATAGATATATAAATTTCATCAGTGACACAGCCTATGTCCTGGTCATCCTACCGCCCCTTGCCGCTGTCCTTTAAGGCCTTAAAACTTTGAGACACGTGTACTTCAGATAGTTTGAACAGCTCCCACTTCCATAGGGTCATGTATAAtggtttggggtgcggcCACAGGCCTGAGGGTATGAGTAAGGAAGTGGAGCTCCCTGAGGATTtggggggttcaggggccATAAATATAAGCGGCCTGCTTCGGACATTCTGCTTTAGACAGGATATCGACTTTTATTTTCTTCGTATTTTGTGCTTTGCACGCGTGCAGGCAGTTCTGgccctctgatcaggccAATCCGGTGCTTATCGTGTGGCCTGCGAGCCCACAgagtcttttctttgtcctacgtgaagtgcggcctgcgagcgagcCACTGTCACGCAGGTGCGTTCATTCAGGGACATACTGAGGATatatttgtggtgttgtggttgtttttttgagtgttttctcaccatttcaaTAATAAAGCAGGTCCTAGAATCGACCCATTCCTTAACGAAATTTATACTATAGTTAACCCGAAGATAGATATTGTTagaatggggtcgctgagagcactgtgactacaggggtctcaggagggtgaagcaattacccaagaacttggcgagtgtcagactgtgctgctaagtacgacgacgcggttgtcgaaggaagaaagtgcaacaggtattacctgcaaatacagagagtagtgaactgagatgttgtagtctcataagatactgtaaatgatcaatcttattgactgtcttgacttATATTTCttaaggaaagaaagaagcaggaaaaccattgcaattggaagagggctctttatgagcacctgaacttccttatcatccttattcagtaacttggatctatgatctcattgtcgatgaggtgctcgagtcgctcatgatgcttctcatatctcattgttcggaggtccggtcaagagcttgtccggagGTCCAGTCGAGAGTctgtccggagatccggtgaggagtcctgggagccgttgagagcacttgtgggcgagccgttgagagcgctgtgggcgagccgttgagaacaatatgggcgcagaattccataaacaagtgtTGTgaaattccatgaataaatgctgcattttaacagATATTAAATAATGAAGGGATATCCTCGACTAAGCTACATATGTATTATGCCGTTATCGTCCGGGCAAGAAGGACCGCTAAAGAGATACTTTAATTCTCTATCGTATTAGTAACCCAAAGTTTCTCCCGATAATCCTAGCAGTACTAAGATATAAAGGACTCGGTCGGGTCAagtgttacgtcccaagcgtaatacccctgtacaggaaccactgggtggtacccgaggtgcgccagggatggaaagacccataagcccccatacgaccaatcaggagttgctcagtctgatcagtggccaagaccactgagcacactgagcacattgatcatgaaaggttgctcagtctgctcagccgccaagaccactgagcacactgagcaaggtacaaagatacttcagaaacatatgtagatagcttcgcataaataggggggagtgcccagcgctccccatgtcgaggaatctgattcctcatgcaagcaattcaagttcatttgtctacaatctactctcagtagctctttgttagaacaacctgttgttgacagtgaacccatgtctgagacgcttgtcacaaccttcgatcatcctgtcatattcacctctggcgtactgccttgcagtctgtatccattcctggtgcaggttgtaacagtGGAGATGGATTTGATCGAAGGCTGCAATGTGGGTAGATTTCAGTTACCATGTATATGccctcttctcgatgatAAATGGCACTCGAAGGCCTcgctggagcagcagctcgcggggctctcgtcgagggggagatgtgacggctgtggcggcgtcaccatatatataccactggagcgagccaagccaggaagcttggctcacttgtagctttgatagcaatcacagtgggtttggtgcagtggtccggcctgccgtgacaaaTAGCACATCATACTTGCGTTCTCGTCACCACAGTTGTCACAGCTTGGTCCATCTCAGCATACATGTACATTCGTAATTTCAACCCAGGATCGCTGACTTACTTGCCGTGAcggtcaccatcaccgttcTCGTCCCGCTCGGCGTGATATCTGGGGTGGCAGTTTGCTGGCAGGGTGGTGCAAATCTTTCCGTTATTAAAAACTCTGAACTCACTGTTTTGATAACATCGACGCGACCATAGTCCCACCCTGTTGGATCACCTGTTGAGATTCTGGTACCTGTCACGAAGTGGCCAAACGAGAGGCAATGCTGCAAAGCTACACTCAATTGACGAAATACTAAGctaaagaagagaaaaaggaaaggaaggctttgcctggcctggcctgcaCGGAATTTAAGGTGCAAGGCTGCAAGGCTCGGTGGGGCAGGGCAGGTGAATGATAAGATAAGGTCagggtgccagtgccagtgccatgacaggctcccgctgcgagcagcttctcgaccacttcgagatagcctcctttagctgctgcttggagcgccgtccggccccaagaagaagcagcagcagtattaaggtcggctcccgctgcgagtagcttctcgactacatcgagatagcctccttcagctgctgcttatagcgccgtccggccaccTTCataagcagcagcagcattaatatcggctcccgctgcgagcagcttctcgactacctcgagatggcctcctttagctgctgcttgtagcgccgtccggccatCTTTATAAGCAGtagcattaacgtcggctcccgctgcgagtagcttctcgactacCTTAAGATAGCCTCCtttagctgctgcttgtaGCGCCGTCCGGCTATCTTTATTAGTAGtagcattaacgtcggctcccgctgcgagtagcttctcgactacCTTAAGATAGCCTCCTTTAGCTGCTACTTGTAGCGCCGTCCGGCTATCTTTATTAGTAGtagcattaacgtcggctcccgctacgagcagcttctcgaccacttcgagatggcctcctttagctgctgcttggagcgccgtccggccccaagaagaagcagcagtagcatcaacgtcggctcccgctgcgagtaaCTTCTCGACTACCTTAAGATAGCCTCCtttagctgctgcttggagcgccgtccggccatCTTTATAAGCAGTAGCATTAtcgtcggctcccgctgcgaggagcttctcgaccacctcgagatagccttgtccagctgctgcttgcagcgccgtccggccactaaaagaagcagcagcagcattaacgtcggctcccgctgcgaggagcttctcgaccacctcgagatggcctccttcagctgctgcttggagcgccgtccggccactaaaagaagcagcaacagcattaacgtcggctcccgctgcgagcaGCTTTTCAATAACGGCCTCGTGCCCGTTTTGGGCAGCATACCACAGCGGCGTTCTCCTGTAGGTATCTGTCAGATCTGGATCGGGTCTACGCCTGAGGAGTTCATCTGCGGCCTCGGTGACTCCAAAGTATCCTGCTAAATGTAGTCCCGTCACATTCCTTGGGTATAGTTGACGGCAGTTTAAGTATAATGACTTTTGCTTGTCTGCCATCAGTGCTTGACTCGATGCTTCGACCTTAGCTTTACTCTCAAGaaagcccaccaccactttaCTCGATGTTGCAGCCTTGCGTGCATGATGTCCCCAGTTGCGCGCGGCGTAATCGTAGAGCGGGTTTGACTGCAACCGCTCCTCAAGCTTACGATGCGTTGTGCAGAACCCGGTCTCAAAGACAGTGAATGAAAGGTAGGTAACGCAGGCTTCAGTTATCCGAAATTCTTCGTTCACAATCCATCGTTGCCGTGTCCCCTCGAGATATTCTTGCGTTGTATAGTGAACCAGCCGGATTATGCCGCAGTCATCATCGATCGTTACCAGTCCAGCACATACAGAGACCATGTCTCCGATGCATGGCAAGTCTCCGTCGTTAAGCTCAGACTTTCCCGGCTTAGTTGCAAGGGCGTGCTGGAGTTCTAACGTGGTAAGCTGTCTCTTCGCGCACGTGATCCATGCCAGAACCTCCATCGCAAGCTTCTTGCGACCCGGCATCTGCCCATCGATTCTCATCATTGCTTTGTCGTACGCACTGCTCAGTACCTGGGCCTTCTGGTCCTCGCCTCGGCTTTGCCCTTGGTTCCGGAAGACTTGCAATGTGCTTCGAATATCATTTGGTGTCATCTTATCATAAAGCAAATTAAGATAGATTTGTGCCAAGAGAAACCTGCAACTGTCAGTGCCTGTGCTGCTCTTCCCTCCAGTTCTGTACATACATTCCATCCACGGCTTCTGAGATCCCCGCCGTAATCTCTTCTCGCAGCTGTCGGTCCTGTTGGAGAAAAGATGGTAACTGCGACATGTGACCTTCTAGGTATTGTGCCACATCGGCAGTACTTGCACGGATCTCCAGTGATATGCTGGTTTTGAAGCGATCAACGATCTCCGTGATATACCTCGATGACGCAAAGATGTTTATTCCATGCATTTTCTGTAGGTTGAAGAGCTCGGAGAGAAACGTTTTCCGGCAGCTTTCAGATGTTTGGCATTCGTCAAGTGCATCAACAATGATAAAGACTCTTGAACACGTTGCTACCACGGACTGGAGAACTGTCAAGGTTTCGTTAAGTGATGGCCGCGTCCGCTTGTCCTTATGCTTGTTAAAGAGATCTTTGACGCTTCCTGGAACAGATGGTTGGCTCTCGGCTATCTGTTTCAGCACACTCGCCAGCAAGGCATCAATCTTCTGCTCGTCTTGCTTCTGGAAATTGAAATAGATGTATGCGATGCCGATCCTCGGGTCGTTGTGAAACTTTGAACCGAGATAGTCAACCACGACTGACGCTAAGATCGTCTTTCCCGCCCCGGGGATACCTGGACAGAAGAGTGTCTGATTGCTGGAGGACAGCCAATCCTTGAATTTTTCTGAGTCAAGGAGCCATTGCCCGGTTCCTGGTTGCCGTCTCTTAAGGTAGTCGCTTTGCTGCGGACCGTAGTCGATTTCCGTGAGCCAGTCGAGGACTTCTTtatctttctctttctccaaTTTGGACTTGATATGGGTGACGTCTTCTCGAGTTGCGGATGTCTCTTTGTGAACTACATTTATTATTAGAAGATATGCAATGACCCCGACCGGGGAATAACTAACCCTGGTTTAACGTGTGCTCCAATATATCCTTTACCGGACGCTCTCCGACAACCGCACTTGGCTGCACATATTGCAAAAGCTCCTTCGCAAATGCTGCAGCCACGGCCGCCGCGTGCTCCTGCCAATCTTTATTCTTGTGCGAATCTGCGTAATCACAGATGCCTCGGATGACAATGCACGGGAAGTTGTTCATTAGTCCCGCCGCTTCCATTTCGACACAGAGAACATGGCCACCAAACTTCTCGTCGAGCCTATCCCGGAACGTAGCGTCTTTAATGACCTGGTTACCGGATGCGATCAGACCGTAATGTACACGCATATTTCGCAGCTTcccgccatctccatcaaccgCAGTGTTCACCGTGGTGTCCTCCACTTGCTTGGCCCCAGACTCCATGGAAGGAAGGCCCTGGATTGCTTTTTGGCTGCGCGGTGGATCGTCCGGTACGTCGAAAGGGTCCTCAAGGTGATCACGGCTGGCGTACTTCAGCGCCAGCCTTGGCCATTTGCGTTTTAGATCCTCTAGATACTGAGGTATCTTAGATCCACTCATTTCGTGTTCGGTCTCCAGTTTTGTTAAGGCAGTGCGgagcgaggaaggggggttgtttagCGACCCAGTCTGCTCGAACTTGCCCCCTTCTTTCGCCTTGCCCAAGTCCCACTGAACCACCCCAGGATACTGGCCCACTGGTGAGCTGATCACAACATCGCCAAGCCGAACCTTGGATGGAATACCGCCGCCGATGCCAACCATTAGACCAATCTTAATGGATGGAAAGGTGTTGGCCATCGAGGTCGCGACCGTCGCGGCCGAATTTGTTCCGATCTCGCCTTTAGGTAGGCAGGCTATGACGATATTATGCTTGCCGATTGATCCTAGGGTATACGTATTGTGATcatttggtggttttggaagATCGTCATGCTTGTGATCTAGCATAGCTGTCGCCGCGGTTTGTTCTTTGGGCAGAGCGCAGACCCATCCCACAGTGTAGTCGCTATGAGTTCTGGGCTCGGTAGCTGCCTGGGCATCCATTGTGAGATAATCGGCTGGGCCTTTTCGATGACGACTGCGGATTTGGATGTCAATCAGCTGCGTCGATTCGTCCGATCGCGGGATTCTGTGGAGGTTCGACGGCAACGGATTGGATCAGGGAGCATCAAATTCCTAGTGTCGCCCGAGGGTCAGGCATCGGGATTTAATTGCAGGAACAAGAACCGCAAGGATAACTGAGAAAGAGTAATTGTTTAGCATTTAGCCCGCGGGTTGGGCGCGAAGACGCCTTGGGCAGCAGCCACACGAACGTCAGCCCCACCATGTTCAGCTGCGCGGACTCTCACGCGTCCATGGCCAATCACTCCCGCCTCTTGGGTTGCGCTCCCACACCACTACCACGACATTTTTTGGACTGCGAAATGGTTGGTGAGCTGCATGAACAGTGAGGAAACCGACAAAGGAATCGGTGAAATGGGCCTACCCACTCCAGCGCGACGGACCTCACGGCACGCGTGGCACCAGAACGAAACAATCACAGCCTTATGGGGTCCTCTCCAGAGACCTGTTTGCTACCGTGGTCGCGTGTATAAATAAAACTCCCATGTCAGGTACCTGTGAGGCACAGCAATCAACGCGCTTTCAACCAATCAGCTGAACACACCCAGCTTTCCACTTTTTGAGAGCCTTTCCAAAGAATTACAAGATTCCAGCAATGACAACAATACAATGGCGCGACCACAGGGATCCGGCGGTACCAAACAGCTGTCCACCGAGGAGCGCCAGCGAGTCCGAATTTTATATTTCGATGCCAACAAAAGCCAAGCTTAGATCCAAAGCACCACAGATTATACTAAAGCCCAGATCCGCACCGTTATCCGTGCCCCAAACGCCACTGCTGGGCGGAGCACAGGTCGGCCATGGTCGTTAACACCGGAGCAAGAAAACGAGCATGTTCCATATGTTGTTTCTGGCAAAAAAACTCGTAGAATGGGCTTTCCTCGAGTTCTCAACAATCATCTTCGCCGGGGTCTTCGGCCACTGGATGATCAAGCGCACCCTTTATCAACTAGACTTCCACCGACGAGTCGCTTCCAAGAAGCCGCCGATTACCGAACGAACCCGGCAGTCCGAGAGGCCTGGGCCAAGAGCATGAGCATTGGACCCTTGAGCAGTGGGCGAAGATTCTTTGGGCCGACAAGACTTGGCTTACTGGTGGCCCGCATAGGAAGCAGTATGTGACGCGGCGTAAAGGCGAAGTGTCGGGTCCGACTTGTATTGTGGAAAAGAAACAACGCAAAGGTGGCTGGATGCTCTGGGGTTGCTTCTCTGGCTTGGGCAAAGGCCCTGGGATCTTCTGGGAAAAGAATTGGGGAAAGACGAGCATGACAGAGGGCAGATGACTTATACCCGTCATCACACTGGTTAGTCCCTCTCGCTCTCCACCCAGGAGCCTAACCTCGGGTGGGGTGACAAAGATGGAGATAGAAAAGCCAGCTGACCGTCCCAGAACTTTGCACCACAATGTGACTGCCATGCAGCTGATGGCATCATTCAGGGGGTGATTCGATGGCAGTGCTTCCTCCATGTGACATTTCCTGCCGAGAGCGCGTGCTGATACACTAAGGGACGGATCGTCCGGAAAGGAGGTACAATGTATTGTGAATTGTGTGTGATGGCGGTATACTTGGGTGTTTGGCGATGTAGTTGTGACCAAGCACGAGGCGTGTAGCGGGACAATGCGTTGACGTTGACCTGTTTCGACACGCGTGAACGCGTTAGGCAAGCCCTCACTGGAACCTTGACCCGTGGTACTCTCTCTGGtacatgatgatggtgtttctATTTTGGTGGGCGTAAGAACTGAGTATGATGGTTAGGTTTGTGATTAGGAAAAGTATAAGATCGGgcatccctctccccctcttcaaccaaAGTGTACCTGATTTTCTATCTTCTCATAGTTCTTGGATCTAGAAAGATTTACATCAACTGACTCTGCAACTCGTCCTCAAACATGCACCCAAATCGTCAATCACATGCCCGGCAACACGAAGCGATCGACCTTACCGACGATATAGTTCATAACTGTTATGTCTGTTCAGCTGTCATCCCAAACAGCACCTAGATTATCAAGATCATGGTCTACATTTCTTACGGATGTCTTGTCATATATGCCATTTTCTGCCTAACACTTTTTATTAGGGCAAAGTATGTGGCCCGATACCACTACCTCTTTATGCAACAGACTGTTCTTTCTGCTTTGATGGATACGTGTTAAAAAGCAGATCTTTCTATCGAAATATAGTACGTGATAAAGTGGATATTAAATATACAGCTTTACTAATACTTTAAGGCCGTGTACTATACGGTTCTCTCCTTGGCGGTTGAGAAAGAATTAAGTATAACCGGTGCCTATTATGTAGTACACGGGCAAAAAAACGGGAATTTCTTGCAGTTAACTTCTCTTACTAGGGGAgttgtgacggctgtggcggcgtcaccatatatataccactggagcgagccaagccaggaagcttagctcacttgtagcttttgatagcaatcacagtgggtatggtgcagtggtccggcctgccgtgacaagTATGCAATTCAAGTCACGATCGTTGGTATCTAGACTGTTGTGATCGAGACAAGACATCTTGctgtgcactgtttagctgcaccaaaccaggattattcagaagtg is drawn from Podospora pseudocomata strain CBS 415.72m chromosome 1 map unlocalized CBS415.72m_1, whole genome shotgun sequence and contains these coding sequences:
- a CDS encoding uncharacterized protein (EggNog:ENOG503PHTC; COG:S), whose protein sequence is MDAQAATEPRTHSDYTVGWVCALPKEQTAATAMLDHKHDDLPKPPNDHNTYTLGSIGKHNIVIACLPKGEIGTNSAATVATSMANTFPSIKIGLMVGIGGGIPSKVRLGDVVISSPVGQYPGVVQWDLGKAKEGGKFEQTGSLNNPPSSLRTALTKLETEHEMSGSKIPQYLEDLKRKWPRLALKYASRDHLEDPFDVPDDPPRSQKAIQGLPSMESGAKQVEDTTTLRSGIGSTRSLVAMFSVSKWKRRD